A single window of Nocardioides kongjuensis DNA harbors:
- a CDS encoding 3-hydroxyacyl-CoA dehydrogenase family protein: protein MAALSAQAPRPVNEEIADKLILPYLNHAIRMFEAGYASAVDIDNGMIYGCGYPKGPMTVAQERGIYTPAGGASEAAEHEFKIAINKVGVVGTGTMASGMIQVFAQAGYDVVFVGRGQDKLDGVVSFIDKGLSKLVEKGRLSEDDKAATLGRLHGATEREALADVDIVVEAIAEDLAIKTELYADLDRICKPGAILATTTSSMPITKLGEATSRPESVIGMHFFNPATILKLVEVVTTEATGADVNETVLALCKKIGKVAVSCGDRSGFIVNCLLFPYLNDAVKLLESGEATMEEIDAAIKEQAGFPMGPFALLDLVGNDVSLAIEKELFETFGAEAPEFEPAATLVAKVEAGELGRKTKKGFYDYSA, encoded by the coding sequence ATGGCGGCCCTCTCGGCACAGGCCCCGCGGCCGGTCAACGAGGAGATCGCCGACAAGCTGATCCTGCCGTACCTGAACCACGCCATCCGCATGTTCGAGGCGGGCTACGCCTCGGCCGTCGACATCGACAACGGCATGATCTACGGCTGCGGCTACCCGAAGGGCCCGATGACGGTCGCCCAGGAGCGCGGCATCTACACGCCCGCCGGTGGTGCCTCGGAGGCCGCCGAGCACGAGTTCAAGATCGCGATCAACAAGGTCGGTGTCGTCGGCACCGGCACCATGGCCTCCGGCATGATCCAGGTCTTCGCCCAGGCCGGCTACGACGTCGTCTTCGTCGGCCGTGGCCAGGACAAGCTCGACGGCGTCGTCTCCTTCATCGACAAGGGCCTCTCCAAGCTCGTCGAGAAGGGCCGCCTCTCCGAGGACGACAAGGCCGCCACGCTGGGCCGCCTGCACGGCGCCACCGAGCGTGAGGCGCTCGCCGACGTCGACATCGTCGTCGAGGCCATCGCCGAGGACCTCGCCATCAAGACTGAGCTTTATGCGGACCTCGACCGGATCTGCAAGCCCGGCGCGATCCTGGCGACCACCACGTCGTCGATGCCGATCACGAAGCTCGGCGAGGCCACCTCCCGCCCGGAGTCGGTCATCGGCATGCACTTCTTCAACCCGGCCACCATCCTCAAGCTCGTCGAGGTCGTCACCACCGAGGCCACCGGCGCCGACGTCAACGAGACCGTCCTCGCGCTCTGCAAGAAGATCGGCAAGGTCGCCGTCTCCTGCGGTGACCGCTCGGGCTTCATCGTCAACTGCCTCCTCTTCCCGTACCTCAACGACGCGGTCAAGCTGCTCGAGTCGGGCGAGGCGACCATGGAGGAGATCGACGCCGCGATCAAGGAGCAGGCCGGCTTCCCGATGGGTCCGTTCGCGCTGCTCGACCTGGTCGGCAACGACGTCTCGCTCGCCATCGAGAAGGAGCTCTTCGAGACCTTCGGCGCCGAGGCCCCGGAGTTCGAGCCGGCCGCGACCCTGGTCGCGAAGGTCGAGGCGGGCGAGCTCGGCCGCAAGACCAAGAAGGGCTTCTACGACTACTCCGCGTGA
- a CDS encoding alpha/beta fold hydrolase translates to MSLGSSGAQVVFCHGLFGQGRNWTQHARDLATDHRVVLVDMPNHGSSPWTDNMDYMAIAEQLAATLRSKGPSVVVGHSMGAKVAMILALRFPELVERLCVVDMSPATYRDDSSFRAHIDAMMAIDLPHEASRADADTLLRAAVPDDPVRSFLLQSLRRTPHGWRWQLNLEVLRDELPAIMGWPTEAIAGLRSYAGPVLWVAGKNSNYVTEEHQVAMQTLFPAVRTVVIPGAGHWVHAEQPLAFRDHLRAFLAGSPE, encoded by the coding sequence GTGTCCCTTGGCAGCAGCGGAGCCCAGGTGGTGTTCTGCCACGGTCTCTTCGGCCAGGGCCGCAACTGGACACAGCACGCGCGGGACCTCGCGACGGACCATCGAGTGGTCCTCGTGGACATGCCGAACCATGGCAGCTCGCCGTGGACCGACAACATGGATTACATGGCCATCGCCGAGCAACTTGCCGCGACCCTGCGCTCCAAGGGGCCATCGGTCGTCGTGGGCCACTCCATGGGTGCGAAGGTCGCCATGATTCTGGCCTTGAGATTCCCCGAGCTCGTCGAGCGTCTTTGCGTCGTAGACATGTCGCCTGCGACCTACAGGGACGACTCGAGCTTCAGGGCACATATCGACGCGATGATGGCCATCGATCTGCCGCATGAAGCCTCGCGCGCTGACGCTGACACGTTGCTGCGCGCCGCTGTGCCCGACGACCCGGTCCGTTCCTTCCTCCTCCAAAGCCTTCGCCGAACGCCACATGGATGGAGATGGCAACTGAACCTAGAAGTGCTTCGCGACGAACTCCCCGCGATCATGGGGTGGCCGACGGAAGCTATCGCGGGCCTTCGTAGCTACGCCGGACCCGTGCTGTGGGTCGCCGGCAAGAATTCAAACTACGTCACCGAAGAGCACCAAGTGGCCATGCAGACACTGTTCCCCGCGGTGCGCACGGTCGTCATACCGGGTGCTGGCCACTGGGTACACGCCGAGCAACCGCTCGCGTTCCGCGATCATCTGAGGGCCTTCCTCGCTGGGTCGCCTGAGTAA
- a CDS encoding thiamine-phosphate kinase: MPGSSSTLRLPTVAHAGEFGLINAIRSILPQGSHVIVGPGDDCAVVRGQETCPVISTDLMVEGRHFRRDWSPAADIGARAAAQNLSDVNAMGGTATSLTLGLALPHDLPAAWVMEFVRGFAEEAGSVGASVVGGDLTSSDTLMLAVTVLGSCPAPPVLRSGARPGDTVAIAGRQGWSAAGLALLERGVSEPQELLKAYHRPTPPYAAGPEAARAGATVMLDVSDGLVADARHLAQASNVVIDLWTDELRLVGPPASGPAGTGVDRMQCILSGGDDHPLLACFNRTAELPDGWTQVGAVLPADGGQPMVTVDGEAYDGPAGWTHF; encoded by the coding sequence ATGCCTGGTTCCTCCAGCACCCTACGGCTGCCCACCGTCGCGCACGCGGGCGAATTCGGTCTGATCAACGCCATCCGCTCGATACTCCCCCAGGGAAGCCACGTCATCGTGGGTCCTGGCGATGATTGTGCGGTAGTGCGCGGTCAAGAAACGTGCCCGGTCATCTCAACTGATCTCATGGTCGAAGGCCGTCATTTTCGACGCGACTGGTCCCCCGCAGCAGACATCGGCGCACGTGCAGCGGCCCAGAACCTGTCTGATGTCAACGCCATGGGAGGCACCGCGACATCCCTCACGCTCGGACTGGCACTCCCCCACGACCTACCAGCCGCCTGGGTGATGGAGTTCGTCCGCGGCTTCGCGGAAGAGGCGGGAAGCGTCGGCGCGAGCGTGGTGGGTGGCGACCTGACCAGCTCCGACACGCTGATGCTCGCGGTAACCGTGCTCGGCTCCTGCCCAGCCCCTCCCGTGCTGCGCTCAGGAGCTCGACCCGGCGACACTGTCGCGATCGCCGGCAGGCAGGGCTGGTCGGCTGCCGGGCTCGCACTGCTGGAGCGTGGCGTCAGCGAGCCGCAGGAACTCCTCAAGGCGTATCACCGTCCCACCCCGCCGTATGCCGCGGGCCCCGAGGCAGCGCGCGCTGGCGCAACCGTCATGTTGGACGTTTCGGACGGCTTGGTTGCCGACGCTCGACACCTCGCGCAGGCATCGAATGTTGTCATCGACCTGTGGACCGACGAACTGCGGCTGGTGGGACCCCCGGCGAGCGGCCCGGCCGGTACCGGCGTCGATCGGATGCAGTGCATCCTCAGCGGAGGCGATGACCATCCACTCCTGGCCTGCTTCAACAGGACTGCCGAGCTCCCGGACGGGTGGACGCAAGTCGGCGCCGTTCTTCCCGCGGACGGTGGGCAGCCAATGGTGACCGTCGACGGCGAGGCGTACGACGGACCAGCGGGATGGACCCACTTCTGA
- a CDS encoding IclR family transcriptional regulator, producing MQDRLSPPDDFVQSVGRALRVLEVVAQGHPLPVKVIARMCELNLSTTYHLVRTLAYEGYLERLPDGTYSSGSEVARRFYDVLSGLGHPPDSKEVLRHLAARTGLSAYLGRLKGDRVVVVDYVEGPGSPYLEHFERGLDVSAHATALGKALMLGLKPRERREMLRDQGLRPFTRNTSTDLALLEAQLRTLTADSVVVERGEFRDDVSCAARLVPRRAPGETSWALVVSTRGLELPDAARAELSMAAADLAGAATGGP from the coding sequence ATGCAGGACCGTTTGAGCCCGCCGGACGACTTCGTCCAGAGCGTCGGCCGAGCATTGCGCGTCCTAGAGGTAGTGGCCCAGGGCCACCCTCTGCCGGTAAAGGTGATCGCGCGCATGTGCGAACTGAACCTTTCTACGACGTACCACCTGGTGCGGACCCTCGCCTACGAGGGCTATCTCGAGCGCCTCCCCGACGGCACCTACAGTTCCGGTTCCGAAGTAGCGCGCCGCTTTTACGACGTCCTGTCCGGCCTCGGCCACCCTCCTGACTCAAAGGAAGTCCTTCGACACCTTGCCGCGCGCACCGGGCTCAGCGCCTATCTGGGTCGGCTCAAGGGTGATCGGGTAGTGGTGGTCGACTATGTCGAAGGGCCCGGCTCGCCCTATCTCGAGCACTTCGAGCGTGGGCTCGACGTCTCGGCGCACGCGACGGCGCTGGGCAAGGCCCTCATGCTTGGCCTCAAACCACGCGAGCGTCGGGAGATGCTTCGCGATCAAGGGCTGCGTCCCTTTACGCGCAATACCTCCACCGACCTGGCACTCCTCGAGGCCCAACTACGCACACTCACCGCCGATTCCGTCGTCGTCGAGCGCGGCGAGTTCCGCGACGACGTGTCCTGCGCAGCACGACTCGTGCCGCGACGCGCGCCCGGGGAGACGTCATGGGCGCTCGTCGTCAGCACCCGAGGTCTCGAACTCCCCGACGCGGCACGCGCCGAACTGTCGATGGCAGCCGCCGATCTGGCCGGTGCCGCAACGGGCGGCCCCTAA
- a CDS encoding DUF1097 family protein translates to MLQRLRATLPLSLSIAVLAAVWVDVSLNFTFHWATAGDLGNGLALPGNLQLIAPAAFVSWATFFAAGADGSAMRKAIASSLSGCVGAFALMAMGPKVAGLPDFWGLAVVVGVIATIVVLASAAGEWYFVPGVFGAFASTVFWWIATGLDGWAPGGGGAANTLKALGDPTTAGAGAFGGVLSTPILWVAISTFASLLCGCLLGLMSVKLAGVLGSVIGPKEQ, encoded by the coding sequence ATGTTGCAACGTCTGAGGGCCACTCTGCCTCTTTCCCTGTCGATCGCCGTGCTCGCCGCGGTCTGGGTCGACGTATCACTGAACTTCACTTTCCACTGGGCCACCGCAGGCGACCTGGGTAACGGCCTGGCTCTTCCAGGCAACCTCCAGCTCATCGCGCCGGCCGCCTTCGTCTCGTGGGCCACGTTCTTCGCCGCCGGCGCGGACGGTAGCGCGATGCGCAAGGCGATCGCCTCGTCGCTGAGCGGCTGCGTCGGTGCGTTCGCCCTCATGGCGATGGGCCCGAAGGTCGCCGGACTGCCTGATTTCTGGGGTCTCGCGGTTGTCGTCGGAGTTATCGCCACGATCGTCGTACTCGCATCTGCGGCAGGGGAGTGGTACTTCGTCCCCGGCGTCTTCGGGGCCTTCGCGTCCACAGTGTTCTGGTGGATCGCGACGGGACTCGACGGCTGGGCGCCCGGCGGCGGAGGCGCCGCGAACACGCTGAAGGCGCTGGGCGACCCCACCACCGCAGGTGCCGGTGCGTTCGGAGGAGTGCTGTCGACCCCGATCTTGTGGGTGGCGATCTCGACGTTCGCCTCTCTCCTCTGTGGCTGCCTGCTCGGCCTCATGTCCGTGAAGTTGGCGGGAGTCCTCGGATCGGTCATCGGCCCAAAGGAACAGTGA
- a CDS encoding IclR family transcriptional regulator produces the protein MSEPTLIGSVQRALRLLEAVAASADPVAAKSLARMTGLALPTTYHLLRTLVFEGYLRKLADGYVVGPAAMVPSTPALQSLLPRIRPVLKSLRDEVGGATYLSVYSEGEIRLLDIADGPNVPCVDLWVGVHDSGHATAFGKCILAGLSAADRADYISRHQLHDLTPNTITDRRVLERQLDGQAAIWSDAEEYLLGTACLAAPIRVGEHVGAVAVSLPARRPPVNGHSAALQRAARRLGWAMAGPLISI, from the coding sequence ATGAGCGAACCGACTCTTATCGGATCCGTACAGCGGGCACTACGACTTCTAGAAGCCGTGGCTGCGAGCGCCGATCCCGTTGCCGCCAAGAGCCTTGCGCGGATGACCGGCCTGGCCCTGCCGACGACATATCACCTGCTGCGCACGCTTGTGTTCGAGGGATATCTCCGCAAGCTTGCGGACGGGTACGTCGTTGGGCCTGCGGCCATGGTGCCTTCGACCCCCGCATTGCAGAGCCTCCTGCCGAGAATCCGTCCCGTTCTCAAGTCGCTGCGTGACGAGGTCGGGGGGGCTACCTATCTCTCGGTATATAGCGAAGGCGAGATCCGGCTGTTGGACATCGCCGACGGCCCGAATGTTCCCTGCGTCGACCTCTGGGTCGGCGTGCACGATTCAGGCCACGCAACCGCCTTCGGAAAGTGCATTCTCGCCGGCCTTTCGGCGGCGGACCGCGCCGACTACATCAGTCGGCACCAACTGCACGACCTCACGCCGAACACGATCACCGACCGTCGCGTGCTGGAACGCCAGTTGGACGGCCAGGCCGCCATTTGGTCGGACGCCGAGGAGTATCTCCTCGGCACCGCATGCCTCGCCGCGCCGATCCGCGTGGGCGAACATGTGGGCGCGGTAGCGGTGTCCTTGCCTGCGCGACGGCCGCCAGTCAACGGCCATTCGGCGGCTCTCCAACGAGCCGCGCGACGGCTTGGCTGGGCCATGGCTGGGCCGCTGATCAGTATCTGA
- a CDS encoding thiamine pyrophosphate-dependent dehydrogenase E1 component subunit alpha gives MEARVQRELYDQMVLIRTYEEAILREYHADKKPVFDIGAGLVPGEMHLSAGQEPVAAGVCAHLTTDDAVTATHRPHHFAIAHGIDLNAMTAEIFGRVDGLGKGRGGHMHLFDPKTHFSCSGIIAEGYPSAAGAALAFKKRGTGQIAVGVTGEGAANQGAFHETLNLASLWKLPAVFIVEDNDWGISVPRSASTCVASNAERAAAYGMPGIRIEDNAVEAVYEAAGHAVERARNGGGPTLIEVHTLRLWGHFEGDAQGYRSDIEGVPGQDPIPTYEATLRSAGVLDDAAVVETQTRATELVESAIAFAKASPEPDPSTVLDYVFA, from the coding sequence ATGGAAGCCCGTGTCCAGCGTGAGCTGTACGACCAGATGGTGCTCATTCGCACCTACGAAGAGGCGATCCTGCGTGAGTACCACGCAGACAAGAAGCCGGTCTTCGACATCGGCGCCGGCCTCGTGCCTGGCGAGATGCATCTCTCCGCGGGACAGGAGCCGGTTGCTGCCGGTGTCTGTGCCCACCTCACCACGGATGACGCCGTCACGGCGACTCACCGGCCGCATCACTTCGCGATCGCGCACGGTATTGACCTCAACGCGATGACTGCGGAGATCTTCGGTCGTGTGGACGGCCTCGGAAAGGGGCGCGGCGGGCACATGCATCTGTTCGACCCGAAGACGCACTTCTCGTGCTCGGGCATCATTGCAGAGGGTTACCCGTCGGCTGCCGGTGCTGCGCTGGCCTTCAAGAAGCGCGGGACCGGCCAGATCGCTGTCGGTGTGACGGGTGAGGGTGCCGCGAACCAGGGTGCCTTCCACGAGACCCTCAACCTCGCTTCGCTGTGGAAGCTGCCGGCTGTGTTCATCGTCGAGGACAACGACTGGGGCATCTCCGTGCCGCGCAGTGCGTCCACCTGCGTTGCCTCGAACGCCGAGCGCGCTGCGGCGTACGGCATGCCGGGCATCCGCATCGAAGACAACGCCGTCGAGGCGGTCTACGAGGCGGCTGGTCACGCTGTTGAGCGAGCCCGCAACGGCGGTGGCCCGACCCTGATCGAGGTCCACACGCTGCGACTGTGGGGCCACTTCGAGGGTGACGCTCAGGGCTACCGCTCCGACATCGAGGGCGTCCCCGGCCAAGACCCGATCCCGACTTACGAGGCCACGCTTCGCTCCGCCGGTGTGCTCGACGACGCCGCGGTTGTGGAGACCCAGACCCGAGCCACGGAGCTGGTGGAGTCCGCCATCGCCTTCGCCAAGGCCAGCCCCGAGCCCGACCCGTCCACCGTCCTCGACTACGTCTTCGCCTGA
- a CDS encoding alpha-ketoacid dehydrogenase subunit beta: protein MTTTTEQSSKRLNTAKAMVEAIASEMERDENVFVLGEDVGPYGGIFSSTTGLIDRFGPERVMDTPISETAFIGAAIGAATEGMRPIVELMFVDFFGVCMDQIYNHMAKIHFESGGNVKVPMVLMTAVGGGYSDGAQHSQCLWGTFAHLPGMKVVVPSNPADAAGLMTAAIRDDNPVVFMFHKGVMGLPWMAKNPRSIGPVPDGDHVVEIGKAATPRRGSDVTVVTLSLSVHHALDVAEELAGEGVDVEVIDLRSIVPLDTEAILESVGRTGHLVIVDEDYQSFGLSGEIAARIAESDPTILKSPISRVAVPDVSIPYSRSLEYAALPTRARIKAAILEQVSK from the coding sequence ATGACAACCACCACTGAGCAGTCCAGCAAGCGGCTGAACACGGCCAAGGCCATGGTCGAGGCGATCGCCTCCGAGATGGAGCGCGACGAGAACGTCTTCGTGCTCGGCGAGGATGTCGGCCCCTACGGCGGCATCTTCTCCTCCACGACCGGACTCATCGACCGCTTCGGTCCCGAGCGTGTCATGGACACGCCGATCTCCGAGACCGCCTTCATCGGTGCGGCCATCGGCGCCGCGACCGAGGGTATGCGCCCGATCGTCGAGCTCATGTTCGTCGACTTCTTCGGCGTCTGCATGGACCAGATCTACAACCACATGGCAAAGATTCACTTCGAGTCCGGCGGCAACGTCAAGGTCCCGATGGTTCTCATGACGGCGGTCGGTGGCGGCTACTCGGACGGAGCGCAGCACTCGCAGTGCCTGTGGGGCACGTTCGCCCATCTGCCTGGCATGAAGGTCGTCGTCCCGAGCAACCCGGCGGACGCCGCAGGCCTCATGACCGCCGCTATCCGAGACGACAACCCCGTTGTGTTCATGTTCCACAAGGGCGTCATGGGCCTGCCCTGGATGGCCAAGAACCCGCGCTCGATCGGCCCGGTTCCGGACGGCGACCACGTCGTAGAGATCGGCAAGGCCGCCACTCCGCGCAGGGGCTCCGATGTCACGGTCGTCACTCTTTCCCTGTCTGTGCACCACGCGCTCGACGTCGCTGAGGAACTGGCCGGCGAAGGCGTCGACGTCGAGGTCATCGACCTGCGCAGCATCGTCCCGCTCGACACCGAGGCCATCCTCGAGTCGGTTGGCCGCACCGGTCACCTGGTGATCGTCGACGAGGACTACCAGTCCTTCGGGCTCTCCGGAGAGATCGCTGCTCGCATCGCCGAGTCCGACCCGACCATCCTGAAGTCCCCGATCAGCCGCGTCGCTGTTCCAGACGTCTCCATCCCGTACTCCCGCTCGCTGGAGTACGCCGCCCTTCCCACCCGGGCCCGTATCAAGGCCGCGATTCTCGAGCAGGTTTCCAAGTGA
- a CDS encoding biotin/lipoyl-containing protein: protein MTDVLFPVISADNPESEGTLATWFAEDGSNVAEGDLLAEVAVDKVDMEIVAASAGILTHAVEEGAVVVQGAVIGTIS from the coding sequence GTGACCGATGTCCTCTTTCCCGTGATCTCCGCTGACAACCCCGAGAGTGAGGGCACCCTGGCGACCTGGTTCGCCGAGGACGGCTCCAACGTCGCCGAGGGCGACCTGCTCGCCGAGGTGGCCGTCGACAAGGTGGACATGGAGATCGTGGCGGCGAGCGCTGGCATCTTGACCCACGCGGTTGAGGAAGGCGCCGTCGTCGTACAGGGTGCCGTGATCGGGACCATCTCGTGA
- a CDS encoding 2-oxo acid dehydrogenase subunit E2 translates to MSEQLRGTTKRLGALRKVIAERMMSSLHGSAQLTTVIEVDVEEVLRLRRQIVAGGGEAPSLLGFFARAAVLALRDHPVINSALSEESELTYFDVEHLGMAVDTPKGLMVPVIRNAGDLGALELTNAIRDVAERTRTGRIAPEELGGGTFTITNTGSRKALFDTPIINQPQSAILGIGAVVPRPVAIADGEGHYEVEVRSMMYLALSYDHRVVDGADAARYLDSVRGNLADPQGLLEARAEVVA, encoded by the coding sequence GTGAGTGAACAGCTGCGCGGTACGACGAAGCGGCTCGGCGCTCTCCGCAAGGTGATCGCTGAGCGGATGATGTCGTCGCTGCACGGTTCTGCCCAGCTCACCACGGTGATCGAGGTCGACGTGGAGGAGGTGCTCCGCCTCCGCCGGCAGATCGTTGCCGGCGGAGGCGAGGCTCCGAGTCTGCTCGGCTTCTTCGCCCGGGCCGCCGTGCTCGCCCTGCGCGATCACCCGGTGATCAACTCGGCGCTCTCAGAGGAGTCAGAGCTCACGTACTTCGACGTCGAGCACCTGGGCATGGCCGTCGACACTCCGAAGGGTCTGATGGTGCCAGTCATCCGCAACGCCGGCGACCTCGGTGCGCTGGAGCTCACCAACGCGATCCGAGACGTGGCCGAGCGCACGCGCACCGGCCGGATCGCCCCGGAAGAACTCGGCGGTGGCACGTTCACGATCACCAACACGGGAAGTCGCAAGGCACTCTTCGACACCCCGATCATCAACCAGCCGCAGTCGGCGATCCTTGGCATCGGTGCGGTCGTCCCGCGTCCGGTGGCGATCGCCGACGGCGAGGGCCACTACGAGGTCGAGGTGCGATCAATGATGTATCTCGCCCTGAGCTACGACCACCGCGTGGTCGATGGCGCCGACGCCGCGCGCTATCTCGACTCGGTCCGTGGGAATCTCGCCGATCCCCAGGGGCTGCTCGAGGCACGTGCCGAGGTCGTGGCCTAA
- the lipA gene encoding lipoyl synthase — protein MGASPATTPSGRRSPAPEGRRLLRLEVRNASTPIEEKPEWIKVRAKMGPEYTQLTNLVKSEGLHTVCQEAGCPNIFECWEDREATFLIGGDQCTRRCDFCQIDTGRPQPLDRDEPRRVAESVRTMGLKYATITGVARDDLPDGGAWLYAETVRAIHDLNPGTGVENLVPDFNGDPDLLAEVFESRPEVLAHNLETVPRIFKRIRPAFRYERSLDVLTQARAFGLVTKSNLILGMGETREEISEALHDLHDAGCELITITQYLRPSPRHHPVERWVKPEEFVELRQEAEDIGFSGVLSGPLVRSSYRAGRLHRDALQRRTEKELS, from the coding sequence ATGGGGGCTTCCCCTGCCACCACCCCCTCGGGTCGCCGGTCTCCGGCGCCCGAGGGGCGGCGGTTGCTGCGCCTCGAGGTCCGAAACGCATCCACTCCCATCGAGGAGAAGCCAGAGTGGATCAAGGTCCGGGCCAAGATGGGGCCGGAGTACACCCAACTCACCAATCTGGTGAAGTCGGAGGGTCTGCACACGGTTTGCCAGGAGGCCGGCTGCCCCAACATCTTCGAATGCTGGGAAGACCGCGAAGCGACATTCCTCATCGGCGGCGACCAATGCACGCGTCGCTGCGACTTCTGCCAGATCGACACCGGTCGGCCACAACCGCTGGACCGCGACGAACCCCGCAGGGTTGCGGAATCCGTCCGGACCATGGGCTTGAAGTACGCCACCATCACCGGAGTCGCGCGCGACGACCTCCCCGACGGCGGCGCCTGGCTGTACGCAGAGACCGTCCGCGCGATCCACGACCTCAATCCGGGCACGGGCGTCGAGAACCTCGTCCCGGACTTCAACGGCGACCCCGACCTCCTGGCCGAGGTGTTCGAGTCTCGACCCGAGGTTCTCGCGCACAACCTCGAGACCGTGCCGCGCATCTTCAAGCGGATCCGGCCGGCGTTCCGGTACGAGCGGTCGCTCGATGTCCTGACCCAGGCGCGCGCGTTCGGCCTCGTGACGAAGTCGAATCTGATCCTGGGCATGGGCGAGACCCGCGAGGAGATCAGCGAAGCCCTTCACGATTTGCACGATGCAGGTTGCGAATTGATCACCATCACCCAGTACCTGCGCCCGAGCCCACGTCACCACCCGGTCGAGCGATGGGTGAAGCCGGAGGAGTTCGTAGAGCTCCGTCAAGAGGCCGAGGACATCGGCTTCTCCGGGGTGCTCTCCGGGCCACTCGTCCGTTCGTCGTACCGCGCCGGACGTCTCCACCGCGACGCGCTCCAGCGCCGCACCGAAAAGGAACTCTCATGA
- the lpdA gene encoding dihydrolipoyl dehydrogenase, with amino-acid sequence MSKVDLVILGAGSAGYACALRASQLGLSVVLVDRDKLGGTCLHRGCIPTKALLHAAEVADHVREAPALGIGAELTGIDMDKIHRYRTGVIDRLHRGLTGLVGSRGIEVVAGEGQFVGPNTVQVGERTIEADAVVLATGARPRRIQGIETDGTHILTSDDALTLGRVPSSAIVLGGGVIGCEFASLWRSLGAAVTVVEGLPRLVASEDEDISRQLDRALKRRGIKIQTGQKVTGVERTTDGVRVAFEGDSTAEAEVLLVAVGREAVIDGFEEAGIAVDRGVVVTDERLRTNLTNVYAVGDLVAGPQLAHRGYAHGIFVAEEIAGLAPRPVNDELVPKVTFTQPEIASVGLTEAVARERYGDQITCATQDLAGNGRSLILGSGGMVKVVRRHEHEVLGVHIVAARAGEMIGEGQLLTSLGIAPEAVAPFVHAHPTQHEALGEALQALAGKALHGH; translated from the coding sequence ATGAGCAAGGTCGATCTCGTCATCCTCGGCGCCGGCAGCGCCGGCTACGCCTGCGCGCTGCGTGCAAGTCAGCTGGGCCTGTCGGTGGTTCTCGTCGACCGCGACAAGCTAGGCGGCACCTGCCTGCACCGCGGATGCATCCCCACCAAGGCACTGCTCCACGCTGCAGAGGTCGCCGACCACGTCCGCGAGGCCCCCGCGCTCGGCATCGGAGCCGAGCTGACCGGCATCGACATGGACAAGATCCACCGCTACCGCACCGGCGTCATCGACCGCCTTCACCGTGGCCTGACCGGTCTGGTCGGCAGCCGGGGCATCGAGGTCGTCGCGGGTGAGGGCCAGTTCGTCGGTCCGAACACCGTCCAGGTCGGCGAACGCACCATCGAGGCTGACGCGGTCGTCCTGGCGACCGGCGCCCGGCCCCGCCGGATTCAGGGTATCGAGACCGACGGCACCCACATTCTGACCTCGGACGACGCCCTGACGCTCGGCCGCGTCCCCTCCTCCGCGATCGTCCTCGGAGGAGGCGTCATCGGATGCGAGTTCGCCTCCCTCTGGCGCTCGCTCGGCGCCGCTGTCACCGTCGTCGAGGGCCTTCCCCGCCTCGTCGCCAGCGAAGACGAGGACATCTCGCGGCAGCTCGATCGCGCGCTCAAGCGGCGCGGCATCAAGATCCAGACGGGTCAGAAGGTCACCGGGGTCGAGCGCACCACGGACGGCGTGCGCGTCGCGTTCGAGGGCGACTCCACAGCAGAGGCAGAGGTCCTTCTCGTTGCTGTCGGACGTGAGGCCGTCATCGACGGCTTCGAGGAAGCCGGCATCGCCGTGGACCGTGGTGTCGTGGTCACCGACGAACGGCTGCGCACCAACCTGACCAACGTGTACGCCGTCGGTGACCTCGTCGCCGGGCCACAGCTCGCGCACCGCGGCTATGCCCACGGCATCTTTGTCGCCGAAGAGATCGCCGGACTCGCGCCCCGGCCCGTGAACGACGAGCTCGTGCCCAAGGTGACCTTCACCCAGCCGGAGATTGCCTCCGTCGGACTCACCGAAGCTGTCGCGCGTGAGCGCTACGGCGACCAGATCACCTGCGCGACACAGGACCTGGCCGGTAACGGTCGCAGCCTGATCCTCGGCTCGGGCGGAATGGTGAAGGTCGTGCGGCGGCACGAACACGAGGTCCTCGGCGTCCACATCGTCGCTGCACGCGCTGGCGAGATGATCGGCGAAGGGCAGTTGCTGACCAGCCTCGGAATCGCACCCGAAGCGGTCGCGCCCTTCGTCCATGCGCACCCCACCCAGCACGAGGCCTTGGGGGAGGCCCTCCAGGCCCTCGCCGGAAAGGCGCTGCACGGCCACTAG